A genomic segment from Gracilimonas sediminicola encodes:
- a CDS encoding branched-chain amino acid aminotransferase — protein MMNEIISSTNITVHPTEESRIHEVDFNNLVFGKKFSDHMFEMKFSEGVWQEPVIKPFGTFEVTPASNVLHYGQAVFEGMKAFYVDENTVNIYRPETHHERFNHSCRRMCIPETSYETFIDALETLIRLDHQWVPKKNGTALYIRPFIFASDNLLAARSSDKFTYQIITSPVGAYYAEGFNPVSLTTPEKYVRAVVGGTGNVKTAGNYAASFLPAQKAKEKGFTQVLWLDAKEQKYIEEVGTMNIHFLIGDTLITPGLNGSILPGVTRRSVIALAKEWGYNVEERKISIDEVFEAYEDGSLKEVFGSGTAAVVSPVGLIEHNGKTIELDREKPGEFAQKCFDEITDIQYGRKEDQFGWVHPVSI, from the coding sequence ATGATGAACGAGATAATTTCAAGTACCAATATCACTGTACACCCAACGGAAGAAAGCCGCATTCATGAGGTTGATTTTAATAACCTTGTGTTCGGTAAAAAGTTTTCGGACCACATGTTCGAAATGAAGTTTTCGGAAGGCGTTTGGCAGGAGCCTGTGATTAAACCTTTTGGGACTTTTGAAGTTACCCCGGCCTCTAACGTATTACATTACGGGCAGGCTGTTTTTGAAGGGATGAAGGCTTTTTATGTGGATGAAAACACAGTGAACATCTATCGCCCTGAAACGCATCATGAACGGTTCAATCATTCCTGCCGCAGAATGTGTATCCCGGAAACCAGTTACGAGACTTTTATTGATGCTCTGGAAACGCTGATTCGCTTAGATCACCAGTGGGTGCCTAAGAAAAACGGCACGGCGTTATACATCAGGCCGTTTATTTTTGCTTCAGACAATCTGCTTGCGGCCCGCTCATCCGATAAATTTACGTACCAGATTATTACCTCACCAGTGGGTGCATACTATGCAGAAGGCTTTAACCCCGTTTCGCTGACCACACCCGAAAAATATGTACGTGCGGTTGTAGGCGGAACCGGAAATGTGAAAACGGCCGGAAATTACGCCGCCAGTTTTCTTCCGGCTCAAAAAGCCAAAGAAAAAGGCTTTACACAAGTACTCTGGTTAGACGCCAAAGAACAGAAATATATTGAGGAAGTGGGGACTATGAACATTCACTTCCTGATTGGCGACACATTAATTACTCCGGGACTCAATGGTTCTATTCTCCCCGGTGTTACCCGCCGTTCGGTGATTGCTTTAGCCAAAGAATGGGGCTACAACGTTGAAGAACGCAAGATTTCAATCGATGAAGTTTTTGAGGCCTATGAAGACGGAAGCCTGAAAGAAGTTTTTGGTTCCGGTACCGCAGCGGTAGTGTCTCCGGTTGGACTGATTGAGCATAATGGAAAAACTATAGAGCTGGATCGCGAGAAGCCCGGCGAATTTGCCCAGAAATGCTTCGATGAAATTACCGATATCCAGTATGGTCGTAAAGAAGATCAGTTTGGCTGGGTACATCCGGTAAGCATTTAG
- the ppc gene encoding phosphoenolpyruvate carboxylase, giving the protein MHWKETVRNLAESSGISQSLSKRVINLTEILEEIAARQHGEELVETLGRLPLESVKALDEGDEEALESLQKEMSGMSLEEIKEVLRMYTTFFHLVNSLEQYEISRVNRSREFEETPESPRKESIAEAVYRLKEEGYSYEEALDVFQQMDIQPTITAHPTEARRRSVLLKQQELASMISRLGDSDITPDEKIDLRREILNVLNLLLLTDEVRAERLSVEDEVENGLFYFTHSIWDSIPILYRDIRQAFDTYYNERPEVPIVLKYRSWIGSDRDGNPNVTSSVTWETVIQQRRTVLSKFLKDLNELRRYLSVSDKQGSVSDALKESLKEDEKEFPISERISRRYVHELYRRKVVHVMEKVQYLLDALDGDKKDILEKSQKYTASEFIADLELIKESLVENGLPGLSQQGKLQDMIIRARTFGFHLSALDIRQHSSLHEETVAELLSQANVVEKYGELGEDEKIDILVQELSNPRPLSPIKSERSEVASRVMTVFEEIGDMLSLNPDTFGSYIISMTHGISDMLEVMLIAKESGLWSLTKGEVDSKLDIVPLFETIEDLENSADLMGQMYEHDLFARHLKSRENFQEIMLGYSDSNKDGGYWMANWALNKAQYELGTVCRKHEVDFRLFHGRGGTVGRGGGQSNQAIVAMPAVANNGRIRFTEQGEVISFRYMLSSITHRHLEQIVNAMTKVTMAQYSEAPGYLSDKSEEREIIEILAASSMKAYRNLIDDPEFWDWYSGITPIEHIGKLPIASRPVSRGSSDSMTFDTLRAIPWVFAWTQVRYNTPGWYGIAEGLEAAKEKNGQALEVLKKWNKEWTFFRTVLNNSQREMARTHLPTSDLYNTKPSKFHKLLIENFERAEDWVTSITGYENILDHNKVIQNSILFRNPFTYPLNIIQAELLSRWKEADEKEQKEELTEVLFLNINGIAAAMQSTG; this is encoded by the coding sequence ATGCATTGGAAAGAAACCGTCCGTAATCTTGCTGAAAGCAGCGGGATCAGCCAAAGCTTATCAAAGAGAGTTATTAACCTCACAGAGATTTTAGAGGAAATTGCCGCCCGGCAACATGGCGAGGAGTTAGTAGAAACACTCGGAAGGCTCCCCCTTGAAAGTGTAAAAGCCCTGGATGAAGGAGATGAGGAAGCACTTGAATCCCTTCAGAAAGAAATGAGCGGGATGTCACTGGAGGAAATCAAGGAAGTGCTGCGGATGTACACCACCTTTTTCCATCTTGTGAACTCGCTGGAGCAATACGAAATCAGCAGGGTGAACCGAAGCCGGGAGTTTGAGGAAACGCCGGAGTCGCCCCGAAAAGAGAGTATTGCCGAAGCGGTGTACAGGCTGAAGGAAGAAGGGTATAGCTACGAAGAAGCCCTGGATGTTTTTCAACAGATGGATATTCAACCTACTATTACGGCGCACCCCACTGAAGCTCGCAGAAGAAGTGTTTTACTGAAGCAACAGGAGCTGGCTTCGATGATTTCACGATTGGGAGACAGTGACATCACCCCGGACGAGAAAATTGATTTGCGACGCGAGATCTTGAATGTGTTGAACCTGCTTCTGTTGACAGATGAAGTCCGAGCGGAACGCTTATCGGTAGAGGATGAGGTGGAGAACGGGTTGTTCTATTTTACGCATTCCATCTGGGATTCAATTCCAATTTTATACCGTGATATTCGCCAGGCATTTGATACCTATTACAATGAACGCCCGGAAGTCCCCATCGTGCTGAAATATCGTTCCTGGATTGGAAGCGACAGAGATGGAAATCCGAACGTGACCTCAAGCGTAACCTGGGAAACCGTAATTCAGCAGAGACGAACTGTGCTGAGTAAGTTTCTGAAGGATCTGAATGAGCTGCGAAGATACCTGAGCGTTTCTGATAAGCAGGGTTCTGTTTCTGATGCACTAAAAGAATCGCTTAAAGAAGACGAGAAGGAATTCCCGATTTCTGAGCGTATCAGTCGCCGTTATGTTCATGAGCTGTATCGCCGGAAGGTAGTTCATGTCATGGAGAAGGTTCAGTATTTACTGGATGCCCTTGACGGAGATAAGAAAGACATTCTGGAAAAATCTCAGAAATACACTGCATCGGAGTTTATAGCAGACCTGGAGCTGATTAAAGAAAGCCTGGTCGAAAATGGCCTGCCCGGACTTTCTCAGCAGGGCAAACTTCAGGATATGATCATCCGCGCCAGAACCTTCGGGTTTCATTTAAGTGCTTTGGATATCCGACAGCACAGTAGCTTGCATGAAGAAACAGTAGCGGAGCTGCTTTCTCAGGCTAACGTGGTTGAGAAATACGGTGAACTCGGCGAAGATGAAAAAATAGATATTTTGGTTCAGGAGCTTTCGAATCCCCGTCCGCTTAGCCCTATTAAAAGTGAACGCTCGGAAGTAGCCAGCCGGGTAATGACGGTGTTTGAAGAAATTGGTGATATGCTGTCGCTGAACCCCGACACATTTGGCAGTTACATCATCAGTATGACGCATGGCATCAGCGATATGCTGGAAGTAATGCTGATTGCAAAAGAATCAGGATTATGGAGCCTCACAAAAGGAGAGGTTGACAGTAAGCTGGATATTGTTCCACTTTTTGAGACCATTGAAGATCTCGAAAACAGTGCAGACTTGATGGGGCAAATGTACGAGCACGATCTTTTTGCACGGCATCTGAAATCAAGGGAAAACTTCCAGGAAATAATGCTGGGCTATTCTGACAGCAACAAAGACGGTGGTTACTGGATGGCCAACTGGGCATTGAATAAGGCTCAGTATGAACTTGGAACCGTTTGCCGTAAACATGAAGTCGATTTCAGGTTATTTCATGGAAGGGGAGGAACTGTTGGCCGGGGCGGAGGTCAGTCGAACCAGGCCATTGTAGCCATGCCGGCAGTTGCCAACAACGGGCGTATTCGTTTTACGGAACAGGGCGAAGTGATCTCGTTCAGGTATATGTTGTCATCGATCACCCATCGGCACCTTGAACAAATTGTGAATGCCATGACCAAAGTAACGATGGCGCAATATTCTGAGGCACCCGGTTACTTATCCGACAAGTCAGAGGAACGTGAGATTATCGAGATCCTGGCCGCATCTTCCATGAAAGCATACCGAAACCTGATTGACGACCCGGAATTCTGGGATTGGTATTCCGGAATCACCCCGATTGAACACATTGGTAAATTACCGATAGCCTCCCGGCCTGTATCACGAGGATCATCCGACTCCATGACTTTTGATACCCTGAGAGCTATACCCTGGGTATTTGCGTGGACACAGGTACGCTATAATACTCCGGGCTGGTACGGCATAGCAGAAGGGCTGGAAGCTGCTAAAGAGAAGAATGGTCAGGCATTGGAAGTCCTGAAAAAATGGAATAAGGAGTGGACGTTTTTCCGGACGGTGTTGAATAACTCTCAGCGTGAAATGGCCCGAACGCATTTGCCAACTTCAGATTTATACAACACCAAACCTTCAAAATTCCATAAACTTTTAATTGAAAATTTCGAAAGAGCAGAAGATTGGGTCACCTCCATAACAGGTTATGAAAACATACTGGATCATAATAAAGTGATTCAGAATTCGATATTGTTTAGAAACCCATTTACCTATCCGCTCAATATTATTCAGGCAGAATTGTTATCAAGATGGAAGGAAGCGGATGAGAAGGAACAAAAAGAAGAACTGACAGAGGTTTTATTCCTGAACATCAACGGAATTGCCGCTGCAATGCAGAGTACCGGTTAA
- a CDS encoding DNA-3-methyladenine glycosylase I: MSVKRCGWAEDQFEEYVTYHDEEWGVPVHDDRTHFEFLILEGAQAGLSWSTILKRRDGYRQAFADFNPEKVARFDEEKIQDLLRFKGIIRNKLKVRSAVTNAQHFLEIQEEFGSFDDYIWSFVGGEPIINHWKSMKEVPATTKESDALANDLKKRGFKFTGSTIMYAHMQACGLVMDHTVDCFRYDELK, from the coding sequence ATGAGTGTAAAACGCTGTGGCTGGGCTGAAGATCAATTCGAAGAATACGTAACCTATCATGACGAGGAGTGGGGTGTTCCGGTTCATGATGATAGAACCCATTTTGAGTTCCTGATTCTGGAGGGAGCGCAGGCCGGTTTAAGCTGGTCAACCATTCTTAAAAGACGAGATGGTTACCGGCAGGCATTTGCGGATTTCAACCCGGAGAAAGTCGCCCGGTTCGATGAAGAAAAAATTCAGGATCTGCTCCGGTTTAAAGGCATCATCCGCAACAAGCTAAAGGTGAGGTCGGCTGTGACTAACGCACAACACTTTCTTGAAATCCAGGAAGAATTCGGCAGTTTCGATGACTATATCTGGAGTTTTGTTGGGGGTGAACCGATTATCAATCACTGGAAAAGCATGAAAGAAGTGCCTGCTACTACTAAAGAATCCGATGCTTTGGCTAATGATCTGAAAAAGCGGGGATTCAAGTTTACCGGCAGCACCATTATGTATGCTCACATGCAGGCTTGTGGCTTGGTAATGGACCACACCGTGGATTGTTTTAGGTACGATGAGCTGAAATAG
- a CDS encoding rhodanese-like domain-containing protein, producing the protein MKTVITVLAVVFLAVVLFLTFNSKKAGSDNSKLQPESFKQKHQETPGVVIDVRTKDEFKSGHLALADHNFDLLNGDFQSKLDSLDKNETYYLYCRSGNRSGQATRLMKENGFEKVYNIGGFSTLANSGLEVN; encoded by the coding sequence ATGAAGACAGTTATAACCGTTTTAGCTGTAGTTTTTTTAGCCGTAGTACTATTCTTGACTTTTAACTCGAAGAAAGCCGGTTCGGACAATTCGAAACTGCAACCTGAGTCCTTCAAACAAAAGCATCAGGAGACGCCCGGTGTAGTCATTGATGTACGCACAAAGGATGAATTCAAGAGCGGACACCTTGCCTTGGCAGATCATAACTTTGATTTGCTGAACGGGGATTTCCAATCTAAGCTGGACAGCCTGGACAAGAACGAAACGTACTATCTTTACTGCCGCTCAGGTAACCGAAGCGGGCAAGCTACCCGGCTGATGAAAGAAAACGGTTTCGAAAAGGTGTATAACATCGGTGGGTTTAGTACACTTGCCAATTCCGGGTTGGAAGTGAATTAG
- a CDS encoding sulfite exporter TauE/SafE family protein has translation MWLAWCGALLIGISLGLLGSGGSILTVPVLIYLVGEPEKLAIAESLGIVAAISFIGSIPYVIKKEVHWVSLIFFGIPGMIGTYGGASLSQYISGNTQLMIFAGVMIIAAYMMIRERTKVSYKKPASIPKWVLVIEGLVVGVLTGLVGVGGGFLIIPALVLIGGLSMRVAVGTSLLIITLKSILGFYKYIDVLAMEGLEMNWELIGVFSLIGIAGSFVGNKISQKVPQKQLKTGFGYFLMVMGAYIIYTNF, from the coding sequence ATGTGGTTAGCCTGGTGCGGGGCCTTACTTATTGGAATATCACTTGGACTGCTTGGTTCGGGCGGCTCAATCCTTACCGTTCCGGTGCTCATCTACCTTGTAGGTGAGCCCGAAAAGCTGGCCATTGCTGAATCGTTAGGGATTGTGGCAGCAATCAGCTTTATAGGTTCGATCCCTTATGTGATAAAAAAAGAAGTTCACTGGGTGAGCCTGATCTTCTTCGGAATCCCGGGCATGATTGGTACTTATGGCGGAGCTTCTCTTTCCCAATACATTTCCGGGAATACGCAGCTGATGATTTTTGCCGGAGTGATGATCATTGCCGCGTACATGATGATCAGGGAAAGAACAAAAGTCTCGTACAAGAAACCGGCATCCATACCGAAGTGGGTGTTGGTTATCGAAGGGTTAGTCGTGGGGGTGTTAACCGGCTTGGTTGGGGTTGGGGGAGGATTCCTTATTATCCCGGCGCTGGTACTCATAGGTGGGCTTTCGATGCGTGTGGCCGTTGGGACCAGCCTTTTGATTATTACCCTCAAAAGCATCCTGGGCTTCTACAAGTACATAGATGTGTTGGCCATGGAAGGCCTGGAGATGAACTGGGAGCTGATCGGAGTGTTCAGCCTGATTGGAATAGCCGGAAGCTTTGTGGGGAATAAAATCAGCCAAAAAGTTCCCCAAAAACAACTTAAAACCGGTTTTGGTTATTTCCTTATGGTGATGGGAGCCTATATCATTTACACGAATTTTTAA
- a CDS encoding MBL fold metallo-hydrolase codes for MFFQQIFEEKLAQYAYLIGCQRTGEAIIIDPMRDVDRYKELAMQNNLKLVAAAETHIHADYLSGLRELAEQGLTVYASDEGDKDWKYEWLMGSDYDHKLLKDGDEFSIGNIKFTTVYSPGHTPEHVSYLVTDGAATDEPMGILSGDFVFVGDVGRPDLLESAAGQKGAMKSSAKVLYQSLQRFKEMPEYLQLWPGHGAGSACGKALGAVPESTVGYEQRFNGSIRAAISEQEFVDYILDGQPEPPLYFARMKRDNKKGPKVLGEMPHPEHISVEKMIGDVRLDNAVIVDTRNRTEFMNKHIQGALLSPMNKQFNTIVGSYVNEDEDIYLIIEQDKVEEAVKDLIRIGLDNVKGYATPEQLQEFSEKGGELFTTETIDFEKAEEYLATGEANLLDVRKKSEFDEGHHPEAMNIAHTRLLERLDEVPNDKPIMVHCKSGARASAASAMLERADYAVKYIDDMVEPWLEKNNWTTAEAN; via the coding sequence ATGTTTTTTCAGCAAATATTTGAAGAGAAATTAGCACAATATGCCTACCTGATCGGTTGTCAGCGTACAGGTGAAGCCATTATTATTGATCCCATGCGAGATGTGGACCGATATAAGGAGCTCGCCATGCAAAACAACCTTAAACTGGTAGCCGCAGCAGAAACCCACATCCATGCCGATTATTTGTCCGGCTTACGCGAACTTGCCGAGCAAGGCCTTACCGTGTACGCCTCAGACGAAGGCGACAAGGACTGGAAATACGAATGGCTCATGGGCAGTGATTACGACCACAAGCTATTGAAAGACGGCGATGAGTTTTCGATAGGTAATATCAAATTTACGACGGTGTATAGTCCCGGGCACACGCCCGAGCACGTCAGCTACCTGGTAACCGATGGTGCTGCCACCGATGAACCCATGGGGATTCTATCCGGTGACTTTGTGTTTGTAGGAGATGTGGGCCGACCTGATCTGCTCGAATCAGCAGCGGGGCAGAAAGGAGCGATGAAGAGCTCAGCCAAAGTGCTGTATCAATCACTCCAGAGATTTAAGGAAATGCCGGAGTATCTACAGCTTTGGCCGGGACACGGAGCCGGAAGTGCCTGTGGTAAAGCACTGGGAGCCGTGCCGGAATCAACCGTTGGGTATGAGCAACGTTTTAACGGTTCCATCCGGGCGGCAATCAGCGAGCAGGAGTTTGTAGATTATATTCTGGACGGACAGCCGGAACCACCGCTCTATTTTGCCCGCATGAAGCGCGATAACAAAAAAGGGCCCAAAGTTCTGGGCGAAATGCCACATCCGGAACACATCTCCGTTGAAAAAATGATTGGTGATGTGCGGCTTGATAACGCGGTTATTGTAGATACACGAAACCGCACAGAGTTTATGAATAAGCATATTCAGGGAGCATTGCTTTCACCCATGAATAAGCAGTTCAACACCATTGTTGGTTCTTACGTGAATGAAGATGAAGACATCTACCTGATCATTGAGCAGGATAAAGTGGAAGAGGCGGTAAAAGATCTGATCCGCATTGGTCTGGATAATGTGAAAGGGTATGCAACCCCGGAACAGCTTCAGGAGTTTTCTGAAAAAGGCGGCGAGCTTTTTACCACTGAAACCATTGACTTCGAAAAAGCAGAAGAATACCTGGCAACAGGTGAGGCAAACCTTCTGGATGTTCGTAAGAAATCCGAGTTTGATGAAGGTCATCATCCTGAAGCCATGAACATTGCCCACACAAGGCTGCTGGAAAGGCTTGATGAAGTCCCGAACGACAAACCAATCATGGTTCATTGTAAGTCAGGTGCGCGTGCATCGGCAGCATCTGCCATGCTTGAAAGAGCCGATTATGCGGTGAAATACATTGATGACATGGTAGAGCCGTGGTTAGAGAAGAATAACTGGACAACTGCAGAGGCTAACTAA
- a CDS encoding DUF6691 family protein, producing MRFILSGIVFGFILVKSEVVSWFRIQEMFRFDSIHMYGIIGLAVVVGMIATMFIKKWNVKDVNGDPISIKEKDNSKTKNYIIGGTIFGLGWGLTGACPGPMYALIGSGYLIFLIPTLSAIFGALAYGYLKPNLPH from the coding sequence ATGAGATTTATTCTATCAGGTATTGTATTTGGATTTATTCTGGTGAAATCAGAAGTGGTTTCCTGGTTCAGAATTCAGGAAATGTTCCGTTTCGATTCCATACATATGTACGGCATCATTGGATTGGCCGTAGTGGTGGGGATGATTGCCACTATGTTTATTAAAAAGTGGAATGTGAAAGATGTGAACGGTGATCCGATTTCCATCAAAGAGAAAGATAATTCTAAAACTAAAAACTACATCATAGGCGGAACCATATTTGGCCTTGGATGGGGACTTACGGGTGCATGCCCAGGCCCCATGTATGCTTTAATCGGGAGTGGATATTTAATATTTCTGATCCCAACCTTAAGTGCTATCTTTGGCGCATTAGCATACGGATATCTGAAACCAAATCTGCCTCACTAA
- a CDS encoding YeeE/YedE family protein has product MTELFTQPIPWYVAGPLIGLMLPLLWVIGNKTFGISSSFRHACASMVPSKVEYFNYDWIKEGAWNLKLVAGVLIGGVIAGLTNAGDYTVQISEATKSELTALGISNFTSLIPLEIFNWSNIVSPAGFVLMILGGFLVGFGARYAGGCTSGHAITGLATLQKASLIAVIGFFIGGLITTYAILPLILN; this is encoded by the coding sequence ATGACAGAACTATTCACTCAGCCAATTCCCTGGTACGTGGCCGGCCCGCTTATAGGCCTGATGCTTCCGCTGCTTTGGGTTATTGGAAACAAAACTTTTGGAATATCATCCAGCTTCCGGCACGCTTGTGCATCCATGGTTCCTTCTAAGGTGGAATATTTTAATTACGACTGGATTAAAGAAGGCGCCTGGAATCTGAAACTCGTGGCCGGAGTGTTAATCGGTGGAGTAATTGCCGGATTGACTAACGCCGGAGATTACACCGTTCAAATTTCCGAAGCTACCAAATCAGAACTCACAGCTTTGGGCATCAGTAACTTCACCAGTTTGATTCCCCTCGAAATCTTTAATTGGTCGAATATTGTAAGTCCGGCCGGTTTTGTATTGATGATTTTAGGCGGCTTTCTCGTTGGCTTTGGGGCACGTTATGCGGGCGGATGTACTTCCGGCCATGCCATTACAGGCTTGGCTACCCTTCAAAAAGCCTCTTTGATTGCCGTTATCGGTTTCTTTATCGGTGGGTTGATAACAACCTATGCCATTCTACCACTCATTCTAAATTAA
- a CDS encoding GntR family transcriptional regulator — MSDYNSKHEKVATKLRDEITGTEYEPGDQLPSENRLCDYFKVSRVTVRHALSTLENEGLIYRKQGVGAFVSDQKLKSSLVRLTDFSEDMRQAGLQSSSRLISLDRVDPIPEVNEVLQLRPDMKLIQIKRVRLANGKPVAFDITWLPPGYGQLLFDEDLTTQTIYDVFEDKYEILIQGGSYRITATNADESIAKHLNLDPGSALLEIDRCSRTTGDKKVYFQKRYYNPAHVSYVMELYRNEDENGSYKDGLPLKEFSPVFAK, encoded by the coding sequence ATGTCTGACTATAATTCAAAACACGAAAAAGTAGCAACGAAACTGCGTGATGAGATCACCGGAACGGAATATGAGCCCGGCGACCAGCTTCCATCAGAAAACCGATTATGTGATTACTTTAAGGTGAGCCGGGTTACCGTTCGCCATGCGTTATCTACCCTGGAAAATGAAGGCCTGATTTACCGAAAACAGGGAGTCGGAGCTTTTGTAAGCGATCAAAAACTGAAAAGTTCGCTGGTTCGTCTTACTGATTTCTCCGAAGACATGAGGCAGGCAGGTTTGCAAAGCAGTTCCCGGCTTATTTCCCTCGATCGGGTAGATCCCATTCCCGAAGTAAATGAAGTGCTTCAGCTGCGTCCCGATATGAAACTCATCCAAATAAAGCGGGTGAGGCTTGCCAACGGAAAACCGGTAGCCTTCGATATCACATGGCTGCCACCCGGGTATGGACAGCTGTTGTTTGATGAAGACCTCACCACCCAAACCATCTATGATGTGTTTGAAGATAAATACGAAATTCTGATACAAGGAGGCAGCTACCGGATCACGGCAACAAATGCCGATGAATCCATTGCCAAACACCTGAACCTGGACCCGGGAAGTGCTTTATTGGAAATAGACCGGTGTTCTCGTACAACCGGAGATAAAAAAGTGTATTTCCAAAAAAGATATTACAATCCGGCTCATGTTTCTTACGTGATGGAATTGTACCGAAATGAGGACGAGAACGGTTCCTATAAAGATGGACTACCGTTAAAAGAATTTTCTCCTGTATTTGCTAAATAG
- a CDS encoding M16 family metallopeptidase, whose protein sequence is MKITEKILVTSLLLLAISFSGVQAQYLEEFEEKVTEFTLDNGLTFVVIERPVAPVVSFATYVNVGGANNPLGNSGLAHVFEHMAFKGTHEVGTSNWKKEKKVLQKLDATYQKWLEEKHSINPDSTRINKLWSEFEALQEEAGQYVVNNEFSEIVNRNGGTGMNATTSADRTNYFYSLPENRIELWFSLESDRFLNPVFREFYKEKEVVREERRSSYESSPVGKLYEAFLTTAYKAHPYGTPNIGWHSDITATTMEDAREFYETYYVPNNITIAIAGDVDPNEVRKLAKTYFGRLKKGPTPPPIFTEEPEQIAEKRFTIEQQSQPFLLLGYHTVNDQHPDHNALNLLSNILVGGRTSKLYKRLVEKEQVALGFQNLNGVPGTKYESMFALLAVPNRGYDTDTLETAIYEELEKIKNGEITQEELDRVRTNARAGLIRGLDSNSGLAVRLGQAQSLQGDWKKVFTNLEDLEAVTIEDIQRVAKKYLVKENRTVGSIVNALAGEVADANQ, encoded by the coding sequence ATGAAAATAACAGAGAAAATATTGGTAACCTCATTGCTGTTGCTCGCCATTTCGTTTTCGGGTGTACAGGCACAGTACCTTGAGGAGTTTGAAGAGAAAGTAACCGAGTTCACCCTCGATAACGGACTTACATTTGTTGTCATAGAACGTCCGGTTGCTCCGGTAGTCAGTTTTGCCACCTATGTAAACGTCGGGGGTGCAAACAACCCACTTGGGAATTCCGGACTTGCTCACGTTTTTGAGCACATGGCTTTTAAAGGAACTCATGAGGTGGGAACCAGCAACTGGAAAAAAGAAAAGAAAGTACTTCAGAAACTGGATGCTACCTACCAAAAGTGGCTGGAAGAAAAACATTCCATCAATCCTGATTCTACAAGAATTAATAAGCTGTGGAGCGAGTTTGAAGCCCTTCAGGAAGAAGCCGGACAGTATGTGGTTAACAATGAATTTTCTGAGATTGTGAATCGCAACGGGGGTACGGGAATGAATGCCACTACCAGTGCCGACCGCACCAACTATTTCTACAGCCTTCCGGAAAACCGAATTGAGCTTTGGTTTAGCCTGGAATCTGATCGCTTTCTGAATCCGGTGTTCCGCGAGTTCTATAAAGAAAAAGAAGTGGTTCGTGAAGAACGCCGATCAAGTTATGAATCAAGTCCGGTTGGGAAACTATACGAGGCTTTTCTGACCACTGCTTATAAAGCTCACCCCTACGGAACTCCAAACATCGGCTGGCATTCTGATATCACCGCAACAACGATGGAAGATGCCCGTGAGTTTTATGAGACCTATTATGTACCCAATAACATCACCATTGCCATTGCCGGTGATGTGGACCCAAATGAAGTTCGGAAACTGGCAAAAACCTATTTTGGGCGGTTGAAGAAAGGCCCTACCCCTCCTCCGATCTTCACCGAAGAACCTGAGCAAATTGCAGAAAAAAGATTCACCATCGAGCAACAATCCCAGCCATTTTTGTTATTGGGATACCATACGGTGAACGATCAGCATCCTGATCACAATGCCTTAAATCTGCTTAGTAATATTCTTGTGGGCGGAAGGACTTCCAAATTATACAAGCGACTTGTTGAAAAGGAACAGGTTGCTCTTGGCTTCCAAAACCTGAATGGGGTTCCGGGAACCAAATATGAGAGTATGTTCGCCCTGTTGGCCGTACCGAACCGCGGATATGACACCGACACTCTCGAAACTGCCATTTACGAAGAGCTGGAAAAAATCAAAAACGGTGAAATTACGCAGGAAGAACTTGACCGCGTTCGAACCAATGCACGCGCCGGGTTAATTCGTGGACTTGATTCCAACTCAGGCCTCGCTGTACGACTTGGACAGGCTCAATCACTGCAAGGCGACTGGAAAAAAGTATTCACCAACCTTGAAGACCTTGAAGCGGTGACGATTGAAGATATTCAGCGCGTGGCGAAGAAATATTTAGTGAAAGAAAACCGAACGGTAGGTTCCATTGTGAATGCTCTGGCCGGGGAGGTTGCAGATGCGAATCAATAA